A portion of the Myxococcales bacterium genome contains these proteins:
- a CDS encoding NAD(P)-dependent oxidoreductase, protein MRVLVTGGSGFLGSHVAEQLARAGHTVRALVRRSSNRKFLETLPGVEFAEGSVEDAARVEEAMKGGIDAVIHSAGLVKARGESEFWATNVDGTRNIFEAAKKHAPGLKRLVFVSSLEVSGPAEDGRPVPISQETPMSAYGRSKLEAERFLKSHKDELPITILRPTAVYGPRDNEMVEVFRSVSRGVLPISGDGSAKLTFIYGPDCAAACIRAIDANVPSGAAYFISDGEIYVQKDAMVGVEAALGKRAFVRLGVPFPVLDAVAAGVEVYGKMRNKAVMLTREKAKVIRKSWVCGIDETTRDLGWKPETMWREGTKLTADWYKREGWL, encoded by the coding sequence GTGCGCGTATTGGTCACTGGCGGAAGCGGCTTTCTGGGCAGCCACGTCGCCGAGCAGCTCGCTCGCGCGGGGCACACGGTTCGGGCGCTCGTGCGGCGCTCTTCCAACAGGAAGTTCTTGGAGACGCTCCCGGGCGTCGAGTTCGCCGAAGGGAGCGTCGAAGACGCGGCCCGCGTCGAGGAGGCCATGAAGGGCGGCATCGACGCCGTGATTCACTCCGCGGGGCTCGTGAAGGCGCGCGGCGAATCGGAGTTCTGGGCCACCAACGTCGATGGCACGCGCAACATCTTCGAGGCCGCAAAGAAGCACGCGCCCGGCCTGAAGCGCCTGGTCTTCGTCTCGAGCCTCGAGGTCTCGGGCCCGGCGGAAGACGGGAGACCCGTTCCCATCTCGCAAGAGACGCCCATGTCGGCCTACGGCCGCTCGAAGCTCGAGGCCGAGCGTTTCTTGAAGTCGCACAAGGACGAGCTGCCCATCACGATCTTGCGGCCAACGGCCGTCTACGGGCCCCGCGACAACGAGATGGTCGAGGTCTTCCGCTCGGTCTCGCGCGGCGTCTTGCCCATCAGCGGCGACGGCTCGGCGAAGCTTACGTTCATCTACGGCCCCGATTGCGCCGCCGCCTGCATTCGCGCCATCGACGCGAACGTCCCGAGCGGCGCTGCCTATTTCATCAGCGACGGCGAGATCTACGTCCAGAAGGACGCGATGGTCGGCGTCGAAGCGGCGCTCGGGAAGCGCGCCTTCGTTCGCCTCGGCGTGCCCTTCCCGGTGCTCGACGCCGTCGCCGCGGGCGTCGAGGTCTACGGCAAGATGCGCAACAAGGCCGTGATGCTCACGCGCGAGAAGGCGAAGGTCATTCGCAAGTCGTGGGTGTGCGGCATCGACGAGACGACGCGCGACCTCGGATGGAAGCCCGAGACCATGTGGCGCGAGGGCACGAAGCTCACGGCCGATTGGTACAAGCGCGAAGGCTGGTTGTAG
- a CDS encoding GNAT family N-acetyltransferase produces MAALISSRNVHVRAAQAGEGRQVAGLWRELWEAHEGWGGYAATRDERAYAQLAIRLDEDARIRGGHPLLGRHVHLVAAIGDDLVGQVEGWLERQGEDAETPLTCEVRSLVVTKGAREGGLARALLAALSREARTFSGGAPVLLAAEVLDPNPAQAFYEHLGFRPVSWSTRIATERRGRGRHDTPIRARAGTADDAVAIALLETVLAGRRRRAKDARFDRPRALDAALASAIALHLSQRPTSPFDPVELVADDRGRVRGNACFVTNWLDYPFAPARRAILGRIVLDPAEPEPLRLLEPIVVQACRHAITAEAPTMEITDLDGPGGPLYTATQALGARPWSRIMLRAY; encoded by the coding sequence ATGGCCGCTTTGATTTCGTCGCGCAACGTTCATGTGCGCGCGGCGCAGGCCGGTGAAGGGCGGCAGGTGGCCGGCCTTTGGCGCGAGCTGTGGGAGGCGCACGAGGGATGGGGCGGCTACGCGGCGACCCGCGACGAGCGCGCCTACGCGCAGCTCGCGATTCGCCTCGACGAAGACGCGCGTATTCGCGGCGGGCATCCGCTCCTCGGTCGTCACGTGCACCTCGTGGCCGCCATTGGCGACGACCTCGTTGGTCAAGTTGAGGGCTGGCTTGAGCGGCAAGGCGAAGACGCAGAGACGCCGCTGACCTGCGAGGTTCGTTCGCTCGTCGTGACCAAAGGCGCTCGCGAGGGCGGCCTCGCTCGGGCGTTGCTCGCGGCGCTGTCGCGCGAGGCCCGAACGTTTTCCGGCGGCGCCCCCGTACTCCTAGCGGCCGAGGTGCTCGACCCCAATCCCGCGCAGGCGTTCTACGAGCACCTCGGCTTTCGACCCGTGTCGTGGTCCACGCGCATCGCCACCGAGCGGCGCGGACGCGGCCGCCACGATACGCCCATCCGCGCCCGCGCTGGCACCGCCGACGACGCCGTCGCCATCGCCCTCTTGGAGACGGTGCTCGCGGGCCGACGGCGGCGCGCGAAGGACGCTCGCTTCGACCGGCCAAGAGCCCTCGACGCAGCGCTCGCGTCGGCCATCGCGCTGCACCTTTCGCAGCGACCGACGTCACCGTTCGACCCCGTCGAGCTCGTCGCCGACGACCGCGGCCGCGTGCGCGGCAACGCGTGTTTCGTGACCAACTGGCTCGACTACCCGTTCGCGCCGGCGCGCCGTGCCATCTTGGGGCGCATTGTCCTCGACCCGGCGGAGCCGGAGCCGCTGCGACTGCTCGAGCCGATCGTCGTGCAGGCCTGTCGCCACGCCATAACGGCTGAGGCGCCGACCATGGAGATCACCGATCTCGATGGCCCCGGCGGTCCGCTCTACACGGCAACGCAAGCCCTGGGCGCGCGCCCTTGGTCGCGCATCATGTTGCGCGCATACTAG
- a CDS encoding PDZ domain-containing protein, which produces MLRARAFPFVLAATVVLAGEAQAQQKAPPAPPVPAEAKRLEAAFAAASDRVAASVVQLLVTVREEAEGRFARNLVRGDGATAGAAGSGLIVGADGAIVTNNALIEDALTLQVRLLDGRVLPAKLVGRDPATDLALLRIEGTGFAAARPAEVEPKVGQWAVAVGAPFASGNSLAVGVVSNKPRRSVAFASIDDALLTDIQASASTTGGPLVDLEGRVLGITSAALSRESGTGVVVPMAAVKRVLAELAKSGRVTRPTLGASLQDLTPELAAAMKVDVRAGAIITQVADGGPAKKANLEPGDVVATFDGKPLRDAAELTREVLAKDVAQVVNLEVLRQGKRYSTQVTLGPRPDAPLAPVPVQQQGVPQVGLGFNVRDLSVDESKQRGLPAKALPLVTVVAPGSSADRAGLKVGDVIVEADGVALGAVKELQQASLDGQLLVRVRRRDAAFYAILKR; this is translated from the coding sequence ATGCTCCGAGCGCGCGCCTTCCCGTTCGTCCTTGCTGCGACCGTTGTTCTCGCCGGCGAAGCGCAGGCTCAGCAGAAGGCGCCACCGGCCCCGCCGGTCCCCGCCGAGGCGAAGCGCCTTGAGGCGGCTTTCGCGGCGGCCTCCGACCGCGTCGCCGCCAGCGTCGTGCAACTCTTGGTGACGGTGCGCGAGGAAGCCGAAGGGCGCTTCGCGCGGAACCTCGTGCGCGGCGACGGAGCGACGGCGGGCGCCGCAGGCAGCGGCCTCATCGTCGGCGCCGATGGCGCCATCGTGACGAACAACGCGCTCATCGAGGACGCCCTGACGTTGCAGGTGCGTTTGCTCGACGGGCGCGTGCTTCCGGCCAAGCTCGTGGGTCGAGATCCGGCGACGGACCTCGCGCTCTTGCGGATTGAGGGTACGGGCTTCGCGGCGGCGCGCCCCGCCGAGGTCGAGCCGAAGGTAGGGCAATGGGCCGTGGCCGTCGGGGCCCCGTTTGCGTCGGGCAACAGCCTCGCCGTCGGGGTCGTGTCGAACAAGCCACGACGCAGCGTCGCCTTCGCGTCCATCGACGACGCGCTCCTGACGGACATCCAAGCCTCGGCGTCGACAACGGGCGGCCCGCTCGTTGACCTCGAAGGCCGTGTCCTCGGGATCACGAGCGCGGCGCTGAGCCGTGAATCGGGCACTGGCGTCGTGGTCCCCATGGCCGCCGTCAAGCGCGTCCTCGCGGAGCTCGCAAAGAGCGGCCGCGTCACGCGGCCCACGCTCGGCGCGTCGCTGCAAGATCTCACCCCGGAGCTCGCCGCGGCCATGAAGGTCGACGTCCGCGCCGGCGCCATCATCACGCAAGTCGCTGACGGCGGGCCCGCGAAGAAGGCGAACCTCGAACCCGGCGACGTCGTCGCGACGTTCGACGGCAAGCCGCTCCGCGACGCGGCGGAGCTTACCCGCGAGGTCCTGGCGAAAGACGTCGCACAAGTCGTCAACCTCGAGGTGCTCCGCCAGGGGAAGCGCTACTCCACACAAGTGACGCTCGGACCGCGCCCCGACGCGCCCCTCGCGCCGGTGCCCGTGCAGCAGCAGGGCGTTCCGCAAGTGGGCCTCGGGTTCAACGTTCGTGACCTCTCCGTCGACGAATCGAAGCAGCGAGGCTTGCCGGCAAAGGCGTTGCCGCTGGTCACCGTGGTCGCGCCGGGCTCCTCCGCGGATCGCGCCGGCCTCAAAGTCGGCGACGTGATCGTCGAGGCCGACGGCGTCGCCCTCGGCGCCGTCAAAGAGCTCCAGCAGGCGTCCCTCGACGGGCAGCTCCTTGTCCGCGTGCGCCGCCGCGACGCCGCGTTTTACGCGATCTTGAAGCGCTGA
- the truA gene encoding tRNA pseudouridine(38-40) synthase TruA, producing MSTLLLKIAYSGTQFSGFARQDGQRTVEEVVQGALVAVDPGCSKLRGMSRTDSGVHARAQLVAFDASLEIPPRGWVLAMNSHLPDDVAVREARAVPEGFHPRFAAKRKRYVYRLHLDRVRDPLRAPFVWRVGGELDLALMREEAATLEGTHDFAAFRSAGDGRENTERTLTRVAVDGPSDGELRVVVEGSAFLYNMVRIIVGTLVDIGRHHRDKGTMARALAERDRGILGTTAPPTGLCLDDAELTLPENCGEPWPL from the coding sequence GTGTCGACCCTCTTGCTGAAGATCGCGTACAGCGGGACCCAGTTCTCGGGGTTCGCGCGCCAAGACGGCCAGCGGACCGTGGAGGAGGTCGTACAAGGTGCCCTTGTGGCCGTGGACCCGGGATGCTCGAAGCTGCGCGGCATGAGCCGCACTGACAGCGGCGTTCACGCGCGCGCGCAGCTCGTGGCCTTTGATGCGTCGCTGGAAATTCCGCCGCGCGGCTGGGTCCTCGCGATGAACAGCCACCTGCCCGACGACGTCGCGGTGCGAGAAGCGCGCGCCGTTCCCGAGGGATTTCATCCACGCTTTGCCGCCAAACGAAAGCGGTACGTCTACCGGCTCCACCTGGACCGGGTCCGCGATCCGTTGCGCGCGCCCTTCGTCTGGCGCGTAGGCGGTGAGCTGGACCTTGCGCTCATGCGGGAGGAAGCGGCGACGCTCGAAGGAACGCACGACTTCGCTGCGTTCCGCTCCGCGGGCGACGGCCGAGAGAACACCGAGAGGACGTTGACCCGCGTTGCCGTCGACGGGCCCTCCGACGGTGAGCTCAGGGTGGTGGTGGAAGGCAGCGCCTTCCTCTACAACATGGTTCGCATCATCGTGGGAACGCTCGTCGACATCGGCCGCCATCACAGAGACAAGGGCACGATGGCGCGCGCCCTCGCCGAGCGAGACCGCGGCATCTTGGGCACGACGGCGCCGCCGACGGGTCTGTGCCTCGACGACGCGGAGCTCACGCTCCCAGAAAACTGCGGCGAGCCATGGCCGCTTTGA